DNA from Pseudomonadota bacterium:
GGGGCACCTGTTATTGCGCCATTTGATGGCCATATCTTAATGGCACCCAATGTGAAAAAGCCTGCATACCTAAAAGAAGAAATGTATTTCTTTTCTAAGCCTGCAGTGCCTGTGGCACGTAAAGGGTGCGGTTGTGCATGAAGATATGATGCAGCGCGCATTAGAGCTTGCGCGTGAAGCATCTGCTTCTGCAGAAGTACCTGTTGGCGCAGTGATTTATTCTAAAGATGGTGAAATTATTGGCGAAGGTCGTAATTTTGTTATAGATTCCAATGACCCAACGGCACATGCTGAAATTGTGGCCCTGAGACATGCCTCTCAGGCATTAAAATCAGCAAGGCTTGATGGGTTGATGATGGCGGTTACACTTGAGCCTTGTGCAATGTGTGCGCAAGCCATCTCTCATGCAAGAATAGCGGAGCTTCGTTTTGGAGCTTTTGATGTAAAAAGTGGAGGCGTACAAAATGGCGCGCGTATTTACGACCATAAAACCTGTCATCATAAACCTGTTGTCTATGGCGGGCTCATGGAAACAGAGTGTGCTGAAATTCTTCAGGCCTTCTTTAGAGGGAAACGGTAGTTTCTGGCGTCAAGACCGCCTTTCTTTTTGGGTTCAAGAGCTGAGAAAGGGTGAGGTAGTTGTTGCGCCTGCAGAAGGTGTGTATGGATATTGTTGTGACCCATTTAATGAGGCTGCTCTTAGAAAGCTTATGGCAATTAAAAATCGCCCTGTTGATAAGGGGGTCATTATCCTTGTTGGTAGTATGAAGCAGCTTGATCGATTTGTAGATCGCAGCCGTTTTAATGCGGCGCACCGTGAAGCGATTAAAAAGTACTGGCCAGGTGCATATACTTTGATTCTCCCTGCGAAGCCAGAGCTTCCTGATTTGATTACAGGGAATAGAGATACCATCGCAGTACGTATGCCTGAACCTATTTATATGAAAGAGTATTTACGTGCTTGGTCTAAAGGGCTTGTGTCTTCTAGCCTAAACGAAAGCGGTGAGGAGCCTGTGCGTGATGCAGAAGACATCCCGCATGGTCCAGTTGCCCTTGAAATGTCTCGCCCGTTACGTGGTGGTTCATCTAAGATTTATGACCCCGAAAAGAATGTGTGGATTCGATAAAAAAGCGCCCAATGGGCGCTTTTTTGATTCTAATGAACTAATCTTTGATTGGCACAAACATGACTTCAATAACTTCGTATGTATGTGTACCGTTTGGCGTTTTCACGACCACTTCGTCACCTTCTTCTTTACCGATCATGGCGCGGCCAACAGGTGAACTTGTTGAAATAAGGCCTTTATCAATGTTGGCTTCATCTTGGCCAACAAGTGTATAGGTTACTTCTTCTTCAGTATCATCATTGATAAGTTTAACTGTTGCGCCAAATACTGCGCGTTCCCCTGAAAGTTTTGTAGGGTCAATTACTTCAGCACGAGCTGTTTTATCTTGAAGCTCTGCAATACGGCCTTCAATAAAGCCTTGCTTCTCTTTTGCGTATTGGTATTCAGCATTCTCAGAAAGGTCACCGTGTTCACGTGCTTCTTCAATGGCTTTTGTGATAGCTGGACGCTCAACCTTGATCAGGTTGTCTAGTTCTTCCATAAGCTTATCGTAACCATGGTTTGTTATTGCTAAACGATCCACGTGTCGTTTCTCCTTCTTCTATCTATAAAACGAACGGCGAGATTACACCTAAAAGCGTCTCTTTGCAAGAGGTTAGCTTCTGCTTTTCTATTCTATATCTCTGCGCTATACTGCGGCCATGACACAGAATTCGACACTTGACCATGTAAAGCTTCCAGAATGTTGGAAATCACACCTT
Protein-coding regions in this window:
- a CDS encoding L-threonylcarbamoyladenylate synthase — protein: MLKFFRPSLEGNGSFWRQDRLSFWVQELRKGEVVVAPAEGVYGYCCDPFNEAALRKLMAIKNRPVDKGVIILVGSMKQLDRFVDRSRFNAAHREAIKKYWPGAYTLILPAKPELPDLITGNRDTIAVRMPEPIYMKEYLRAWSKGLVSSSLNESGEEPVRDAEDIPHGPVALEMSRPLRGGSSKIYDPEKNVWIR
- a CDS encoding nucleoside deaminase codes for the protein MHEDMMQRALELAREASASAEVPVGAVIYSKDGEIIGEGRNFVIDSNDPTAHAEIVALRHASQALKSARLDGLMMAVTLEPCAMCAQAISHARIAELRFGAFDVKSGGVQNGARIYDHKTCHHKPVVYGGLMETECAEILQAFFRGKR
- the greA gene encoding transcription elongation factor GreA, which produces MDRLAITNHGYDKLMEELDNLIKVERPAITKAIEEAREHGDLSENAEYQYAKEKQGFIEGRIAELQDKTARAEVIDPTKLSGERAVFGATVKLINDDTEEEVTYTLVGQDEANIDKGLISTSSPVGRAMIGKEEGDEVVVKTPNGTHTYEVIEVMFVPIKD